The proteins below come from a single Desulfovibrio litoralis DSM 11393 genomic window:
- the kdsB gene encoding 3-deoxy-manno-octulosonate cytidylyltransferase — translation MNIIAIIPARMGSSRFPDKPMKDIHGMPMIGHVALRTAMSKNLSATYVATCDTVIKDWCEANNIKAIMTKDTHTRCTDRTAEAMLKIEQETGKKADIVVMVQGDEPMVTPQMIDAAIDAMLSNPEIKVVNLMAEMKTVEEFEDPNEVKVVTDLQNNALYFSREPIPSRKKGTTIVPMQKQVCIIPFRRDYLLEFNSLPEAPLEIIESVDMMRILENGEKVKMVPITESSLSVDTPSDLERVKLAMKNDKLMPLYLK, via the coding sequence ATGAATATTATAGCTATTATTCCCGCTAGAATGGGTTCAAGTCGTTTTCCTGATAAACCCATGAAAGACATTCATGGTATGCCGATGATTGGGCATGTTGCCTTGCGTACTGCTATGAGTAAAAACTTGAGTGCAACTTATGTTGCGACTTGTGATACTGTTATTAAAGATTGGTGTGAAGCCAACAATATTAAGGCAATAATGACAAAAGATACTCATACTCGTTGCACTGACCGTACTGCCGAAGCTATGTTGAAAATTGAACAAGAAACAGGCAAAAAAGCAGATATTGTGGTGATGGTGCAGGGCGATGAGCCAATGGTAACCCCTCAAATGATTGATGCGGCGATAGATGCTATGTTGTCTAATCCTGAGATCAAAGTTGTTAACTTAATGGCAGAAATGAAAACGGTTGAAGAGTTTGAAGATCCAAATGAAGTTAAAGTTGTAACCGACTTACAGAATAATGCTTTATATTTTTCGCGTGAGCCAATTCCTTCTCGCAAAAAAGGTACTACTATCGTACCAATGCAAAAACAAGTTTGTATTATTCCGTTTCGCAGGGATTATCTTTTAGAATTTAACAGCTTACCGGAAGCACCTTTAGAAATTATTGAAAGCGTTGATATGATGCGTATTCTTGAAAATGGCGAAAAAGTAAAAATGGTTCCGATAACCGAAAGCTCTCTGTCTGTTGATACTCCGTCTGATTTAGAGCGTGTTAAGCTTGCAATGAAAAATGATAAGCTTATGCCTTTATATCTAAAATAG